CAAATGATAAAAAATCGCCCAGCTCATCAATGTTTTAACTAAAAAGTACAGCTCTAGGGCTGTACTTTCATCTAACAAATATAGATCACACAGGAATTACCCGTGACAAGATTCTACTTTTAAAATCTCAATTTTCCTTTCTCCATCTTTGAAAGGCCATTCGATGATATCTCCCACTCTATATCCGACAGTTGCCAAAGCAATATCTGATAATATGGAATGTTTATTTTTAGCAGGTTTAGCTTTTACAGAAGCAACAAAAATATATTCATGTTCAAAATTCTGAGTATGGTCTTTAATCGTTACTTTTCGGTCAACCGTTACTACATCAGCCGGCAGATTTCTTCTTAAAACCTGTTTGGCCTTTCTTAATTCTTCAGTCAGCCTTTTCTCCTCAGCCATACTTACTTTTTTCCTTCTGAGCGTATCTTTTATAGCATCATAAATTCCGGTGGTTACAATAATTTGATTGGACATTTTTAATTTTTTTTTAAAGTAATGAATACAGTTATTCTTCGTGATCCAATGCAGGATGACAAGCTTGCTCAGCCTATTTCCCATAGAAAACTGCAAAAAATAATATGTAAAAATTGTCGGAAATATTTCCCTGTCCTGGATCCTGACAGGGCTTAATTGATAAAGTCCTTAGAACTCTTCAGAAAAGAATCCGCATGTAAGTACAGCAGCGACAGCAAAAGGCCATTAGTGTGGCAGTCTGCAGATAAAGAAGTAAATGCTGTCATAGATTAGATATTAATAATAGCCTAAGATACTCAAAAATTCTAACATTGAAAAGAGTCTGCGTAACCCGCAACTTGAATCCTTAAAATTTAAACTTCCTATTATCTTTTTTCTCAGAAATTTTCTTTTTGGTATCCAAACGCTTTTGCTTCTGCCCTTTTGAAGGCTTGGTCGCTACTCTTTTCTTGGGAACAATTAAAGCTTTATTGACGAGTTCAGTAATTTTTTCAATCGCCTTATTTTTGTTCATAAGCTGGGTTCTGCTTTCGGAAACAGTAAGAAACATATATCCTTCAGCATTGATCCTGTTTTTTAATTTACTTTGGATAAGCTTTTTTTGGTAATCGTTAAAGAATTCGGATTCAGCGACAGGCCACAGAACAGTCACAGCAGTTTCCACTTTATTCACATTCTGTCCTCCTGCTCCGCTGCTGCGGGAAGTTTTAAAGCTGAGTTCTTTTGAGAAGTCTTTCATGATGGAAACGAATAGATTTATAAGTAAAGATAAAAGATTATAAGCTTTTGTCTAATATTCTTTGAAGTTCATTTCGGTTTACCTTACCGTTTGGGGTTCTTGGAATTTTTTCAATGAAAATAATATCTTTTGGTTTGTGTAATTTTTTTTCAAAAGGTATCTCCAAGATTTTCTTTACCAGTTCTGCAGACTTTTCACCTTCTATAATCAGAATAAGCTTTTGTCCTAAGCTTTCATCTTTAATTCCAACAAATACGGCTTCATTTGGAATTTCTTTTTTGACTAAAGCTTCGAGCGTTTCAGGAAATATTTTTGCCCCACCGGAATTAATGACATTATCTAAACGTCCCAGAAATTTAAATTGATTTTCATTTCTAATTTCAACTAAATCATTAGTCTGCAGTACCTCAGCATTTACATTGGGAGCAAATATTTTCAGACAGCCTCTGTCATCTGTACTAATCGTTACATTTTCAAATGCAGTGAAATAATCTTCCGGTTCCGGCATAATCTGTTTTAAAGCAATGTGGGAAAGTGTTTCAGACATCCCGTAGGTTTCAAAAATACGGTTTGAGGAATGAGATAGGCGCTTTATATTAAATATTTTAGATTTTAGATTTTCAGAAACAGCAGCTCCACCGATAATTAAATTTTTGATTAAATATAACTTATCCAGTGAGTTTTCTACCTGAAGCGGAGTCATTGCACAAAAATCAATTTCTTCATTTAAATCTTCAACTGGTTTTAAGGACGGTTCTGCAACAATCAGCTTCAACTTTCTTTGAATAGAACGGACAACCATCATTTTCCCCGAAATATATTCTACCGGAAGACACAGCAATGCTTTGTTCCCTTCTTTCAATCCTAAAAAATTGCAGGTCATTACCGCAGAATTGACCATTTTATTTTTTTCAATTTCAAAAACTTTTGGAACACCGGTGGAACCTGAAGTTTGTACTTTTACGGTATTTCCATCAGAAAACCATTCCTCTAAAAACTTTTTTGTTTTTTGTTCAAAATCTGTTTGAAAGGATAAATTATTAATATTGAGATTATTGAAGTCTATCACCATAATTGCAGCACATAAAAAGTAGTGTAAATTTAAAAAAAACTTTAAAAACTTCTTGTATCTAAAGAAAAAAGCTGTAAATTTGCCTCACTAAAATAAAACAGACCCATGGTGTAACGGTAGCACTCTGGTTTTTGGTACCATCAGTTGGGGTTCGAATCCCTGTGGGTCTACAAACCATCCTTTTTAAGGGTGGTTTTTTTATTTAAAATATCCTAGTGCAAACCGGCTTATTTTATAATTAAAAAAAACATTTTTTAGAATAGATTTTTGTCTGTAAAGAAAAATTTGTAAATTTGCTTCACTAAAATAAGCAGACCCATGGTGTAACGGTAGCACTCTGGTTTTTGGTACCATCAGTTGGGGTTCGAATCCCTGTGGGTCTACAAAAAGCCTTGAAAATCAATTGATTTTCAAGGCTTTTTAATTTTTCCAATTTCAAATTCATTTATGGTTTAAAATATTCTGATTTACGGCATTCTATTCATAGAAATAAGACCTTTTAAGTCTACATAAATTGTCAATATATAAGTCATCTGTTTTTCTTTTAATTCACAACTCTCCACTGTAACTATCTCAAACTGTGACCAAATAATAATAACAAGACTTTGTACTGTTTTATATATGGAACTATTTTTAATGATATTCAGAGTAAGTAAATATTGTTAAATTTTAGTCATTATGACTTAAAAGCTTAATGATCTAATATTACTGAAATGATCGTATTTGCCATTCATTTAACAAAAATTAATTTAATAAAAAACAACAAATACCGCCATTTTCCACATTAAATAATAAAATATACTCTGAAAATTTCAATTAATATTATATATTTACATAAAAATCACAAACAAAACAACAGATAAAATTATCGCATTTACATCAGCGTGAATTAAAATTAGCTGAAGGTAAAGTGATGTTATCATCCGTAAGATTAATACCAAAAACTTAAAAAAAATATT
The Chryseobacterium sp. W4I1 DNA segment above includes these coding regions:
- a CDS encoding GreA/GreB family elongation factor, translating into MSNQIIVTTGIYDAIKDTLRRKKVSMAEEKRLTEELRKAKQVLRRNLPADVVTVDRKVTIKDHTQNFEHEYIFVASVKAKPAKNKHSILSDIALATVGYRVGDIIEWPFKDGERKIEILKVESCHG
- the arfB gene encoding alternative ribosome rescue aminoacyl-tRNA hydrolase ArfB → MKDFSKELSFKTSRSSGAGGQNVNKVETAVTVLWPVAESEFFNDYQKKLIQSKLKNRINAEGYMFLTVSESRTQLMNKNKAIEKITELVNKALIVPKKRVATKPSKGQKQKRLDTKKKISEKKDNRKFKF
- a CDS encoding AMP-binding protein, which translates into the protein MVIDFNNLNINNLSFQTDFEQKTKKFLEEWFSDGNTVKVQTSGSTGVPKVFEIEKNKMVNSAVMTCNFLGLKEGNKALLCLPVEYISGKMMVVRSIQRKLKLIVAEPSLKPVEDLNEEIDFCAMTPLQVENSLDKLYLIKNLIIGGAAVSENLKSKIFNIKRLSHSSNRIFETYGMSETLSHIALKQIMPEPEDYFTAFENVTISTDDRGCLKIFAPNVNAEVLQTNDLVEIRNENQFKFLGRLDNVINSGGAKIFPETLEALVKKEIPNEAVFVGIKDESLGQKLILIIEGEKSAELVKKILEIPFEKKLHKPKDIIFIEKIPRTPNGKVNRNELQRILDKSL